A window of Xenopus laevis strain J_2021 chromosome 1L, Xenopus_laevis_v10.1, whole genome shotgun sequence genomic DNA:
aaaatgaaaaatcgcctgcgctaatcacacgcagcgattcattttccgaagtttcctcgtgaggcaacttcgggcgacttcggaaaacgaatcgccgtgtgtgattagcgcaggcgatttttcattttatccaggcgcagagtgaggggaggcattcggggagaaaagtcgctgcgattagtcgccaggcgactaaatctccccaaatcgcccagtgtgtccctaccctaaagggaaaattgtaaattgtatccAGCTTTTTGACAAAACACTATCTGAACGCCTCCCTTATCTTGTTCCATTGTTAATATATGGATTCAGACACTTGAAGTCCCCTGCTTTCCAGAGGGTCTTCAAGACTCCATAACTTCATAATGAAATAATGAGAGGGAGAGGTTGGATGGGGTGGGGGGGTATGGTCCCTGCAATACAGGCAGActgtcatggtttcctttcaatccgTGGAACGATATAtctgttaaaaaaattgtaattttgaaagtgaaatgtttATTCACCTTATTCATCTTTTTTACATGACCCAAAAGGgggatatattttccatttaagcTATGTCATTGATTGCTGTGCCATTCCAACAATGCTTTAAGTCACAGATCAGCATGATCTTTGCAGCAGGCGCGCAGTTTCCCTCATTTTAAATCTCCTTCATGTTTCATGACATAGTCTCTGCGCACTAAAATGCTGAAATAATTAGCTTTTATATTGCAAATTAAGGGCAAATCTATAAACTGCACTCTAACTTGTATATACATATCCATATATCCTTTGGGCTTTAATATCTGTTGGGATTATATTtccaataacaatacttttgtgtCACTCATTTAAGGGTTTCTTGGTTGAAAAGTTAGCTGAGTGAGTGATTTGATGGAATCCTGTTTAGGACAAATTTAACTGAAAATTCAGGCATGTAGTGGAAACCTTCTGGCACGTGTAGTCTAGCTGTTGGCAAAGAATGGGTCGACAAAGGGAAGGACCCGGCTGACCCAAACTGGAGGCCAAGACTGCAAATTATAGCATTCAAAAGCAAGAAGGAAAAGTTCAAAGAAAAGGATGACAGACCTGCTGTAACACCTGTTTTTACACCATTATACTGAGTTCAAATTTATGAACCACTGCCAGGTCAGTGCAGCTCAGCATCCTTAGGAAAGGAGATGTTATCTAAGATTGTCCTAAGCAGAAATCCATCAAGTCGCTGATGCAGCTAACTGAAATGAGTGCAACAAGTTTGTATTCTCAGTATCAATAAATACTTACAGTTTTTAGATGAGCCCTTGATTTGTTTTGCTCTTATCAAAAATGAGGTAGCATAgattcaaattaacatttttgcatGTTTCTCTTTAGAGAATGTTATCTTTtgaccttttattttttaaagaaaattctataatttacatacatttagaaaaaagttcagtttttcttttacattatacTGTGAATCTCTTTATTTTTAGCCATTGCACAAACTATTCATCAGGATGAGAGTGCCAACAGAACCTCCGTGAATTTACGAATACGAAAATCTCAGGTAACTATATTTAACCTGTTCTCTCAGAACTCTGTGTTCTCTGTGCCCTTATGAACCCAGTACTTATGCCTTATATTGTATAAGTAGAGGGCTGTTTTTCAATTACAGAAGAACTAAATCCTCTCTattgtctgggtttttttttttttccatttaacccCATTCCAATAAAAGCAGGCAATTATAAGTGACCCAGTCCAAAATCTTCCAATAAAGCTaccaaaaaactgattttttttttgtgtggcagAGTAAAAATCTTCACATTCTCAATGTTAGATTGGTATGGGAGGTAGGAATTAATGGAATGgggctaaatatataaaaatagtggtgaggatgtagttctcctttaaaatgtgcaAAGAGCCTGTTGGTTTTAGGCAaaagaaatttgttttgtacaagcCCTATGGTCTATAACAGAGGTAAAGAGATTCAACACCTTCTacagaaatataaaatcattaatgaagtgattgtaaaaaaaaaatatataataccccatataaaaacaaaagttaaTGCGAGACTGGGCATTTTGACAAATTCTGTTATCCGGTAGAAAAGAGCAGCAGTCAGAATGCCCACCTCCACTTGCCATAGTAATGCTATGCCTGAAGTATACATAGCAGTATAAAATTATGCTGCAGCACTTACTTTCAATGACGCAGTTCATGCGCCCGGCCCGGGGATGGGTATTGCACATAATCAGAAACATGTTTTGGtggttattacattattatagaaTTTTCAGAGAAACTATAAAGCATGAATAGCAGTGACAAGACCTCctctcagaaatgtgttttaaaggctCGGTCTTCTAGCCAAAAGGATGGAGCACAGAACAGTAGATTGAGTGAAGTAGGCAAATTAGATATCACAAAAGGTAATACATATTTTAACTAGAATAGTATGAACAAATTGTAATTGCTATTTGcagtgaacactaaggggcaaattcactaagcgccgaacgctagcgtttggcattttcgtttctgcgcaaattcactaacgaacgctggcgtagttttgctagtgttacttcacacccttacgcctggtgaagtttcgctagtgacgtaactacgcaaattcactaacgcgcgcagtgtactgaacgctaccttttacgctagacttccttcgccacctcagaccaggcgaagcgcaatagagtagatagggattgcttcaaaaaaagtcgaaattttttctaagtcccaaaaaacgctggcgtgttttctacattatgggtgataggctgaaaaagatcgaaattttttttggggctcccctccttcccccctacatttcctgactcatggcaacttacctagacagtgggcacatgtgtagggcaaaataaaaattttatttgatgttttgaaggttttctagccatttgtaatgctgatacgtattcctccattgaaattagaatttggcgccgtatgcaaattagccttcgctagcttCGCTAACTTCActaagcgaatcaacgctagcgcaacttcacaatcttacgctacccctgtgcgcaacttcggattttagtgaatttgcggagcgctggcgaaactacgcctggcgaagtgcggcgaagcgccgcgaagttgcgcctggcgaaactacgaatgttagtgaatttgcccctaagggtctgATATAtcgttgttttgttttatatatttttgttctctACAGCATACAGTATTGTCCAGAAAATTTGGAGAAGTAATGACTGAGTACAATGAAACCCAAGTCCAATTTCGAGAACGCAGTAAAGGGCGAATACAACGACAGCTAGAAATAAGTAAGGCTTGCAAGTATTTTTGCATTTCAAGCATTTttgttctttaatatatatattatgtatatttatgaagCTTCAGAGTAGTTGACCCTACCACTTTTTATCAACCTTGACTATAAAGCTGACAACATTTTGTTCAATGGGGTTGTTCAGCTTAGTTACATTTAGTATGGCCTAAACAACAGATATTTTGATATTTCTAGCTGGAAAAACAACCACAGATGATGAACTGGAAGAAATGCTGGAGAGTGGGAACCCTTCTATCTTTACATCAGATGTAAGTAACTGTGCATCATTACCTGTATATTGATTCAACAGTAAATGGAAAGGCTTGTTCTGCTAtgcgtttgtttttttatttagattattTCAGATTCTCAAATCACCAAGCAAGCACTAAATGAAATCGAATCCCGTCACAAAGACATCATAAAGCTTGAGTCCAGCATACGGGAACTACATGACATGTTTGTTGATATAGCAACGTTGGTGGAATCACAGGTAAATATGTCATCATGGGTTATATACATGCAGCCTCCACTTTTCACTCCCGAAGTTCCCATTTTCTGCAGACATGTGTAATTACTCCAAAGTAAAGTGAAGTCAGTGAGTCAGTAAGAGGCATATCAGTTGGAGCTAGATGAGTTTTATATGTATGTAGAACCCTCCAAAAAGTGGGGCTCTGTTGTCTTGTTTTCTGTACTGACCCTGTATTGCTAAAtatattggtttaaaaaaaaaaataccccctgCCCATCATCTGGAGACAGGGTTAACCCCCTCTGCCATGATCAGTGCATGTGCCATAATGCACCTAATGAAACCAGATCGGAGTTTACCCTGAGAACATCACATATCTTCCCACTTTTCTCTTGCACATCAGTAAGATGTCGGTGTTTACAAGAGTGGGTTGAGGGTGATTTACTTAAAGGGCTCATGGGTTAATACTATAAAAATGTATCACTGATGCATGAttgattaaattaatttaatggaGGCATTTCTCAGTGAAAACATGTGGCTCACTCTGTGTAATGTACTTTTGGCTGACTAAACACCATATTTCCTAGCTAGTGGATAATCAACCAAGTCTGTCCAGGTATTGTGAAGGAGGACAGAGAGGGACACAAAATGTAATCATATTGTGCaattctatatatacatatttagctTTACATGCAGGAAAGGGaactattattgttttattaggtcatttttttctggcattttttttattgcttagcCAATTTATTTTCAATCTACAAAAGCGATAATATTGTCAAAACTGCATAGATTTGAAAACATAAGCATTAATAAACtgtttaaacacttttgcaatttgctgCTGAATTTACCTTCTGATGGACAGAACTCAGGTAACAGCACAAGCTACATCATCTCATTTACTGTGCATGTTCATTCCAGTGGAATATGCAATCATGCATTCTGGATACCCTCAAGACAACAATAACtaagtcaatatacagtatatatattcttGCATAGTAACTGTAGAGATTGTATCTGAACAGCTAGGAATATTGACATTTTCTTGACTGCTGCTTCAAGCTCTGTTAATGTATAATTTTCAGTGgcttcaaaaatctaatttgttgaTTCAAACAATTTGAGGCAGCCCCTTAACTGCCTACCTAGTCCAGATGATGTatagaaaagtatatattttcaCATAGATAATACCTTTATATTAGGTGCTTGTTAAATTGTACTGAGCCATTTCAATTCTTTCATAATAAGCTTTGTCAGcctattattttgttaaatgttaCATGTTTGTTTTTCCTGTAACTTGTCACGGCATCAACCCTCATTTGTCAAAACATACTCCTTTTATGGTAGTATTTGTACCATTCAACACCATTTCCCTTTTGTAGGTCAGGTGATCCTCCCAGCTTGCTTCCTTCCTTCTTCGCTGTTTTTCCCGATGTAAAACAAGCTATTGCTTTCTCAAATGGTATCCTGTTTTATCCAGGTTTATCAGGGAAAGTTTCCTTAGCTAACTAGAGAACTGTTTGTATTGGTATAGTAAGTGTTGGtatagtattaaaggggttgttcactttgagttaacttttagtatgatgtagagaattgtaatattctgagacaatttgcaattagtttttattttttaatatttgtggtttttgagttattttgctttttattcaacaactctacaatttgcattttcatcaatctgattgctaggctGCAAAAATTAAATGGCAGGccgccattaaaaaaaatactttttattaagtCATTAAAAAAGCCTGGTGGCTGGAGTGTAATGGacgcctaacgcatttcgggaaCACCCGTTAATAATAGGCtaggttgctggggtccaaattatcttAACAACTatggatttgaataaaaaaaaaagactgaatagaaagatgagcaataaaaaatagcaataacaatacatttatagccttacagagcatttgttttttttttatggcaacagTGACCCATGTTTGAAAgatggagagagtcagaagaaggcaaacaattaaaaaactataaataatgaagaccaattgaaaagcttccTAGAATAGGccatttttaaaacattctaAAAGTTGACTAAAAAAGTGAACGGCCCCTTTAATACATTGAGTATGAATATGTTTATTTTGCCATCTAGGGTGAAATGATAAACAGCATAGAGAAGAACGTTGAAAATGCTGCTGAGTACATTGAACATGccaaagaagaaacaaaaaaagcagTGAAATACCAGAGCAAATCCCGGAGGGTAAGATGAAAAGACCATGGTGTCTTGAGCTTGATCTGCTTATTTGAAATATTGAAGCTGAAATTATTCAGGTTGTTGCTTCTCCAATTAAAGATTAGTCATTCCAAATGTTGTAATAGAGCAGATAGCGTAGACAAGCCTTAAAATGTATatcctattaaaaaataaaaagctgtcatttttcttacaatttttccGATAAGATAAAACTTGACCTATCTCTCTAGGGTAGAGTGCAATGTCTAACTTTGTGAGAAAAACCTTTATAGCAGATATATAAATCCCTGCAACACAAACTGTACTTTAAGATGTGAATAGTCCATTTAGTGTGCTGGGGAAGTCGACTAAATGGCAGCTGATGTAAATAGACTTAATAAATTGATTAGAAAGGCAGTTTCTGTTTTAGGTATGAGATTAGAGACCTTCGAGATGGTTTTAGAGAAGAAGATGTTGTCTAAATTAATGAGCATTTTGGGAAATGATTCACATCCTTTACATTAAAGTTTGAAGTCCTATTGTAGCTCTTTTAGCTTTTTAgctcttttagtttttttttacttgcagctaTTGCTGTTTTTAATTCTTCTCTTTTAAGCAGGTAGTAGTGTTTGTTTTAGTTATCATGTGTAATGTATCATAatgtaattatgtataatatgtgtgttcTGTATGTTAAACGATTCCTTCGGAATTaagtttttatctatctatctatctatctatctatctatctatctgatatACTAACTTTTAACCCCTTTGATTACACACCTTGTTGTTACAAGGAGCAGAATTGTAATATAAATTTCTCTTGTGTGCATAACCACAATGATAAGAAAATGCATGTTGCcctccttttatatttatttggaagCTAATTTTAATATCAAAAGCactattattttagtttttaaccACATGCATGAATTTCTTTACTTATAccatcatttttttgtgttttattgggCTGCACATTTTACAAATCAATGTATAAAACAAATCTGATTTAAGCTTGTTTAACAAACAATTTTTGTTAACAGAAAAAATGGATTGCTGCCTTTTTAGTGCTGGTGCTGATTGGCTTAATTGCCTTGATTGTTGGCTTGTCAGTTGGCCTTAAATGAAAATTGGAATATTTCCATTGTACGTGCACGTCTGCCAATGCGGCAGTAAGTAAATAACCTATTAATTTgcttttaaattattgtaagagaCCTTTAGCCATAAcccttccaaaaaaaacccagaatgcCTCAGTGCTTCATTTAGTTATTAGTCTTTCTAATTTCTGTCATTTAaagactacaaatatatattgcatgAATTATGTATTATGGTTCAGGGTCTCTTGTGGTagtaaataattttcataatttaatttgctttaattACATGAATAAAATGTCTGCATGTATAACTATTCCCTTATTGCTGTCAATACACAAATTACTTCTTTAGTGTACACTTACTTGCTCGGCTAACAAAGCTTTAAGTTGAAAGCCAAAAAGAGATGAATGTGCTGCCATTTAAACCTTTATTCCTATAATTATATTACTACTACTAACGGTCTACTTCTCTAATGGCCACTATATCCTTACGTTTTCATACAAacttgtgcttaatacagggaaaaTATGTATGCGGACATACCGGTAGTTGATACACTGTATCTTAAATTACAGGTTATGTAAAAAACCCAGGTCATTTCACCTGTTATGGAAAGTGCCATTTACCATCACATTTTACTGACCACAATCTGTTTGGCCATGCCACCCTTTtgttatgtaattatatataactGAAACTGCTCCTGGCTAGGCTACACTCCAGTACTGTGATTCTCTTGACTTGCCCAAAATGGGCCTACATCTCTGTTAATTGTTCCATTTACCAGGTCAGCCCTCCtttatagttactccactgtgtgGTGTTttgatatagaggaagcagaccccgcagccacaggggggcccagggaacagggggcCCCAGACTGTGagttctgcttcttctatagcaaATAAACccccccagctgctctcttacctgggaCAGGAGTGGGCGGAGCcagggtggggagtgggtggTGCTGAGGTGGTACGTGGGTGAGGCGGGGCATGGGCGGGAAGTGCGCAGGAGGATGGGGCCCTTCtggagatttttttgcaggggggcctagcacactctagttatgccactgacaccacacattaataataaaagtcaattcccaggtttatttaaatattcacaaggtATCAGGGTTAACTTCAGACATTACCATGAAATTCACTATACAAACTGATTATGTGACAGCATTTCGTTGCACAATCCCAGCTTTTACAATGTGAATTTCCTTCtcatagggtcagactggggggccccaGGGCACCCTCCGGACCCTCCTGACCCCCCCTGCTGCACCGCATGTGTGCATTCAAAAATTTTGCCGCGACTGCTGGACAAAGGAAGGTCGCAGCATTAAAGGAcagggaaagtgtaaaatagaataaggctagaaatgctgtattttttatactaaacataagcatgaacttactgcaccacaaagcccaatcaaacaaatgatttatgctttcaagttGGCCACAggtggctgtcatcttgtaactttgttaaacatctttgcctgaccctgaccctgcacatgctcagtgtggtctggtctgcttagggatcctcataaacaaagctgcttgaattctgcatgctggtaagtaaggcgggggctccccctgctgttcatatgtatgattgtttccctgctcaacagttagggaccgtctgacaattcatatccacagcagtaaatgaagggagaatttcactgcatacagtcaggtttcttataaaaacggtacacattttttaattaaagtatactggagataggtttctttttcctttaagaagccTCCAGATCGCAAATCTGGgtgcgggtctgggccagcgagGCCCACAAGAAGTGTGGGGGCCAACCAGGTTTTTTCTTgttgtcccgccggcccagtccgaccctgcctgcaCATAAAACGTAGTggcataaaacactttttatatttatatagggtTGCCTACTTAAAATTCCCTGTAAAAATCatttactttgcagtttaataTAGCACTAAgaactccccccccctccccgtaAATAAAACAATGTGTCTATATAAAAATCTTGCACAAGGCTCGGGTCTATAAGTTAAAATTTGGCATAGAATTTAGTGTGGGCAGGCTGAGCATGATGAGAGTAGTCCGAATGATGGGAAGTACTGTAAAAGGTTAAGTGGTGTCTAATAGTAATGCCTTATTATTACTGTTAACTGTTCATTCTGAAAGTaccttgtgaatatttaaataaaccagtgaattgaccctgaccctgcacatgctcagtgtggtctggtctgcttagggatcctcataaacaaagctgcttgaattctgcatgctggtaagtaaggcgggggctccccctgctgttcatatgtatgattgtttccctgctcaacagttagggaccgtctgacaattcatatccacagcagtaaatgaagggagaatttcactgcatacagtcaggtttcttataaaaacggtacacattttttaattaaagtatactggagataggtttctttttcctttaagaagccTCCAGATCGCAAATCTGGgtgcgggtctgggccagcgagGCCCACAAGAAGTGTGGGGGCCAACCAGGTTTTTTCTTgttgtcccgccggcccagtccgaccctgcctgcaCATAAAACGTAGTggcataaaacactttttatatttatatagggtTGCCTACTTAAAATTCCCTGTAAAAATCatttactttgcagtttaataTAACACTAagaactcccccccccctccccgtaAATAAAACAATGTGTCTATATAAAAATCTTGCACCAGGCTCGGGTCTATAAGTTAAAATTTGGCATAGAATTTAGTGTGGGCAGGCTGAGCATGATGAGAGTAGTCCGAATGATGGGAAGTACTGTAAAAGGTTAAGTGGTGTCTAATAGTAATGCCTTATTATTACTGTTAACTGTTCATTCTGAAAGTaccttgtgaatatttaa
This region includes:
- the stx2.L gene encoding syntaxin 2 L homeolog isoform X2, which codes for MKDRLTELSAVKGNDEDGETVVVVQKEQFMDDFFLQVEEIRNCIAKIADNVEEMKKNHSKILSAPNPEDKTKEDLEKLNQEIKNIANKVRTKLKSIAQTIHQDESANRTSVNLRIRKSQHTVLSRKFGEVMTEYNETQVQFRERSKGRIQRQLEITGKTTTDDELEEMLESGNPSIFTSDIISDSQITKQALNEIESRHKDIIKLESSIRELHDMFVDIATLVESQGEMINSIEKNVENAAEYIEHAKEETKKAVKYQSKSRRKLIFIIICVVILLLIIAIILATTLT
- the stx2.L gene encoding syntaxin 2 L homeolog isoform X1 encodes the protein MKDRLTELSAVKGNDEDGETVVVVQKEQFMDDFFLQVEEIRNCIAKIADNVEEMKKNHSKILSAPNPEDKTKEDLEKLNQEIKNIANKVRTKLKSIAQTIHQDESANRTSVNLRIRKSQHTVLSRKFGEVMTEYNETQVQFRERSKGRIQRQLEITGKTTTDDELEEMLESGNPSIFTSDIISDSQITKQALNEIESRHKDIIKLESSIRELHDMFVDIATLVESQGEMINSIEKNVENAAEYIEHAKEETKKAVKYQSKSRRKKWIAAFLVLVLIGLIALIVGLSVGLK